The stretch of DNA ACAGAGCTTTCTCCCATTTCTGCCAGCAAGATGGCCCAGGAAGGTTATCCTTAGTCCTGCTGAGAGCAGAGAGGGCCCAAATGCTAGGCATCCTGATAGCACAGCGGGGAAGAGGTAAAGGGCTATTCATCAAGTGATAAGTCTGCATCTTCGGCCATGTGAGACCATCAATGGGCGGTGCCCGGAGATAGCACAGGCAGGCTGCAGGTGCTTGGCTATTATTATTCGTTTGCCAGGAAGTCAGGAAATTATTGACTGGCATTATTCCTTCACATCATTCATCTcagattataattatatatttagatgcatatttgattaatgtctgtctgtctgtctctttctctctctctgattaaATTGAGAGGGCAAGAGTGCTTTCCTCTCCATTAcattctccctctcccagcaCCAACGCACTGCATCTCCACCACAGTAAGTGTTCAGCTAATAGTCATTGAGCAAATGCAGAAAGTAGAATAAGTGCCATTATCAAACTGGAAGGCGAGAGTTTGGAGGTAGAGAGCCAAACTAGAGATCATCAGAGTTGTGAAATGAAAACTATGACAGTTTCGTGCTCTGTAGAgattaacacaaaaataaagcCATGATCATTATCACTCAACTATGTATCTTTCTACGATGATATAACGATCTACCGCCATGGCAGGAATCTATTAATTTTAAGCCAGAATCGGGCCATTAGCTTTTAATCACAAAGAAATGTGGAATACAAAcgttaatattaaaaatgctaaGGCTCGCTTCCGGCCTCCGGGGACCGGGTGTCGCCCGCGCCCAGTCGCTCTCCCTGTCGCTGGACGAGGCGGGCCGGCCATCGGGCGGCCGGGGCCGGCGGTCGCCATTCCCGTGTCGCTGCGTCCGCGGGGGCCGCCCGAGCCGGCCACCATGCCCCTGGGCCTGAAGCCCACCTGCAGCGTCTGCAAGACCACGTCGTCCTCCATGTGGAAGAAAAGCCCGCAGGGGGACATCCTCTGCCTCCACTGCTCGGGCcggggcggcgcgggcggcgggggcgcgggctcGGGGGCCGCCGGCGGgaccgggggcggcggcggcggcggcggcggcggcggcggcgcgggcctCGGGGCGGCCACCTTCGCCAGCACCTCGGCCGCCCCTTCGCAGAGcaacgggggcgggggcggcaagCAGCAGAGTAAGCAGGAAATTCACCGGAGGTCTGCTCGGCTCCGAAACACCAAGTACAAATCTGCTCCAGCTGCCGAGAAGAAAGTTTCCaccaaaggaaaagggagaagacatatttttaaattaaaaaatcccaTCAAAGCGCCTGAGTCAGTTTCCACCATAATCACTGCAGAATCAATCTTCTACAAGGGGGTATATTACCAAATTGGAGATGTTGTTTCTGTGATTGATGAGCAAGATGGAAAATCCTACTATGCTCAGATCAGGGGTTTTATCCAGGACCAGTACTGTGAGAAGAGCGCAGCACTGACGTGGCTCATTCCCACTCTTTCTAGCCCCACGGACCGATTCGATCCTGCATCCTACATCATAGACTGCCTGTCCTGCTGATTGTAGGCCTGGGGCCCAGATGCAGAAGCAAAAGCCTCACACAGACTCTTCCACAGGTTCCCACAACTGTGTCAGGTCTAAGAGGTCCTGAATGTACTAACAAAGGCCGGAAACTACGAAAACTACGCCTGTGCCGGATGGAGGAAAGCTCCTTGTCTGTCCAGTCTCCTCTGCGCCTGGCAGGGTCCCAGACAGATCTCATGGAACAATCCGCCTGCTATTTCAGCGCGTAATCGTGCGGATTGCGAACCTGTGCTTAGATCCCGCCGTCCCCCCACCTTGATGCCCGTGAAtcacacacaccccagaatcgCCTCTGGAGCTTTAAAAAAGCGAAcaaaggagagcagagcagacaccatccaagaccaccatagggctggctgagtagatgctctacaactagaataaaagagggggatgtgggatgatgctgatgccggtgacccaaagaccacactttaagaactacagctcaggcgacacaaaagaactatggctcaggcgatacaacagcggcctggaacgtgctcggcgcagttcccccggcggtctccggctgaggggacggctccactggcagccaagcacggacagacgagcccctatgagacatggggtgggagactccgcgcttgctgacctctgagtccgtcaagaatctcaacgccccggaagcggccaggtgcgcatgctcggcgaccggccaccgatgcagacccaagggccgacacagcgacgccagactggcccaccgccatgcaccgggtgcaccggagcttcgccgagccgccgcccaacgagttctgcagcagccatactggagctccggaaggatggccaggggaattgctgagggaggattgaccggcaggaattgggatcgggaagacggggccccgctgagacccgggtgcgggcggggttgcgcgcctctgggctcgggtgtggtcacacgcctctgggtataagtgaggcctcatgtccctgggtctaggtgaggccacatgcccctgggtccaggtgaggccggactccgggtccgggtgaggccaagtgcccctggacccggatgacgctggatcccgtgcccgggcgaggccaagcgcccctgggtctgggagagcccacacacccctgggtccaggcgagaccatgtgtccctggatccgggtgaggccgcgtgcacctaggccagggtgagcccaagtggccctgggtctcggagaggccaagcgtccctgggtccgggtgagaccatgtgtccctggatccgggtgaggcctcgggcacctaggcccgggtgaggccacatgcccctgggtctgggagaggccaagcgtccctgggtctgggcgagaccatgcgtccctggatccggatgaggcctcgtgcacctaggcccgggtgagcccaagtggccctgggtctgggagaggccaagcgtccctgggtccgggtgagaccatgtgtccctggatccgggtgaggcctcgtgcacctaggcccgggtgagcccaagtggccctgggtctgggagaggccaagcgtccctgggtccgggtgagaccatgtgtccctggatccgggtgaggcctcgtgcacctaggcccgggtgagcccaagtggccctgggtctgggagaggccaagcgtccctgggtccgggtgagaccatgtgtccctggatccgggtgaggcctcgtgcacctaggcccgggtgagcccaagtggccctgggtctgggagaggccaagcgtccctgggtccgggtgagaccatgcgtccctggatccgggtgaggcctcgtgcacctaggcccgggtgagcccaagtggccctgggtctgggagaggccaagcgtccctgggtccgggtgagaccatgcgtcccaggatccgggtgaggcctcgtgcacctaggcccgggtgagcccaagtggccctgggtctgggagaggccaagcgtccctgggtccgggtgagaccatgcgtccctggatccggatgaggcctcgtgcacctaggcccgggtgagcccaagtggccctgggtctgggagaggccaagcgtccctgggtccgggtgagaccatgtgtccctggatccgggtgaggcctagtgcacctaggcccgggtgagcccaagtggccctgggtctgggagaggccaagcgtccctgggtccgggtgagaccatgtgtccctggatccgggtgaggcctcgtgcacctaggcccgggtgagcccaagtggccctgggtctgggagaggccaagcgtccctgggtccgggtgagaccatgtgtccctggatccgggcgaggcctcgtgcacctaggcccgggtgagcccaagtggccctgggtctgggagaggccaagcgtccctgggtccgggtgagaccatgtgtccctggatccgggtgaggcctcgtgcacctaggcccgggtgagcccaagtggccctgggtctgggagaggccaagcgtccctgggtccgggtgagaccatgtgtccctggatccgggtgaggcctcgtgcacctaggcccgggtgagcccaagtggccctgggtctgggagaggccaagcgtccctgggtccgggtgagaccatgtgtccctggatccgggtgaggcctcgtgcacctaggcccgggtgagcccaagtggccctgggtctgggagaggccaagcatccctgggtccgggtgagaccatgcgtcccaggatccgggtgaggcctcatgcacctaggcccgggtgagcccaagtggccctgggtctgggagaggccaagcgtccctgggtccgggtgagaccatgcgtccctggatccgggtgaggcctcgtgcacctaggcccgggtgagcccaagtggccctgggtctgggagaggccaagcgtccctgggtccgggtgagaccatgtgtccctggatccgggtgaggcctcgtgcacctaggcccgggtgagcccaagtggccctgggtctgggagaggccaagcgtccctgggtccgggtgagaccatgtgtccctggatccgggtgaggcctcgtgcacctaggcccgggtgagcccaagtggccctgggtctgggagaggccaagcgtccctgggtccgggtgagaccatttgtccctggatccgggtgaggcctagtgcacctaggcccgggtgagcccaagtggccctgggtctgggagaggccaagcgtccctgggtccgggtgagaccatgtgtccctggatccgggtgaggcctcgtgcacgtaggcccgggtgagcccaagtggccctgggtctgggagaggccaagcgtccctgggtccgggtgagaccatgtgtccctggatccgggtgaggcctcgtgcacctaggcccgggtgagcccaagtggccctgggtctgggagaggccaagcgtccctgggtccgggtgagaccatttgtccctggatccgggtgaggcctagtgcacctaggcccgggtgagcccaagtggccctgggtctgggagaggccaagcgtccctgggtccgggtgagaccatgtgtccctggatccgggtgaggcctcgtgcacgtaggcccgggtgagcccaagtggccctgggtctgggagaggccaagcgtccctgggtccgggtgagaccatgtgtccctggatccgggtgaggcctcgtgcacctaggcccgggtgagcccaagtggccctgggtctgggagaggccaagcgtccctgggtccgggtgagaccatgtgtccctggatccgggtgaggcctcgtgcacgtaggcccgggtgagcccaagtggccctgggtctgggagaggccaagcgtccctgggtccgggtgagaccatgtgtccctggatccgggtgaggcctcgtgcacctaggcccgggtgagcccaagtggccctgggtctgggagaggccaagcgtccctgggtccgggtgagaccatttgtccctggatccgggtgaggcctagtgcacctaggcccgggtgagcccaagtggccctgggtctgggagaggccaagcgtccctgggtccgggtgagaccatgtgtccctggatccgggtgaggcctcgtgcacgtaggcccgggtgagcccaagtggccctgggtctgggagaggccaagcgtccctgggtccgggtgagaccatgtgtccctggatccgggtgaggcctcgtgcacctaggcccgggtgagcccaagtggccctgggtctgggagaggccaagcgtccctgggtccgggtgagaccatgtgtccctggatccgggtgaggcctcgtgcacctaggcccgggtgagcccaagtggccctgggtctgggagaggccaagcgtccctgggtccgggtgagaccatgtgtccctggatccgggtgaggcctcgtgcacctaggcccgggtgagcccaagtggccctgggtctgggagaggccaagtgtccctgggtccgggtgagaccatgcgtcccaggatccgggtgaggcctcatgcacctaggcccgggtgagcccaagtggccctgggtctgggagaggccaagcgtccctgggtccgggtgagaccatgcgtccctggatctgggtgaggcctcgtgcacctaggcccgggtgagcccaagtggccctgggtctgggagaggccaagcgtccctgggtccgggtgagaccatgtgtccctggatccgggtgaggcctcgtgcacctaggcccgggtgagcccaagtggccctgggtctgggagaggccaagcgtccctgggtccgggtgagaccatgtgtccctggatccgggtgaggcctcgtgcacctaggcccgggtgagcccacgtggccctgggtctgggagaggccaagcgtccctgggtccgggtgagaccatgcgtccctggatccgggtgaggcctcgtgcacgtaggcccgggtgagcccaagtggccctgggtctgggagtggccaagcgtccctgggtccgggtgagaccatgtgtccctggatccgggtgaggcctcgtgcacctaggcccgggtgagcccaagtggccctgggtcggggagaggccaagcgtccctgggtccgggtgagaccatgtg from Eptesicus fuscus isolate TK198812 chromosome 15, DD_ASM_mEF_20220401, whole genome shotgun sequence encodes:
- the LOC129151698 gene encoding GATA zinc finger domain-containing protein 1-like, which encodes MPLGLKPTCSVCKTTSSSMWKKSPQGDILCLHCSGRGGAGGGGAGSGAAGGTGGGGGGGGGGGGAGLGAATFASTSAAPSQSNGGGGGKQQSKQEIHRRSARLRNTKYKSAPAAEKKVSTKGKGRRHIFKLKNPIKAPESVSTIITAESIFYKGVYYQIGDVVSVIDEQDGKSYYAQIRGFIQDQYCEKSAALTWLIPTLSSPTDRFDPASYIIDCLSC